A genomic stretch from Tamandua tetradactyla isolate mTamTet1 chromosome 15, mTamTet1.pri, whole genome shotgun sequence includes:
- the LOC143657114 gene encoding IQ domain-containing protein F5-like isoform X1 has protein sequence MESSCPSPWCPRFPSEDPRVKIPTKEAAVVSIQAWWRGTLVRRKLLHAALRAWIIQSWWRQHLAAQLERRRRAALEFYAKQERAAVRLQAWVRMWRVRRRYCRLVSAARIIQAYWRWRNCHTRGFIQGHYELKDKQLDLQLEISLGSQACRVTQCVPLPIKK, from the coding sequence TGTCCTCGTTTTCCCTCGGAAGACCCCAGAGTGAAGATCCCAACCAAAGAGGCGGCGGTCGTGTCCATCCAGGCCTGGTGGCGCGGCACCCTGGTGCGCAGGAAGCTGCTGCACGCGGCCCTCCGGGCCTGGATCATCCAGAGCTGGTGGCGCCAACACCTGGCGGCGCAGCTGGAGAGGCGGCGGCGCGCGGCGCTCGAGTTCTATGCCAAGCAGGAGCGCGCGGCGGTGCGGCTGCAGGCCTGGGTCCGCATGTGGCGCGTCCGCCGGCGGTACTGCCGCCTGGTCAGCGCCGCCCGCATCATCCAGGCCTATTGGCGCTGGCGGAACTGCCACACCCGTGGCTTTATCCAGGGCCACTACGAACTCAAAGATAAACAACTGGATCTTCAGCTGGAAATCTCGCTGGGCTCACAGGCTTGTAGGGTGACACAATGCGTACCCCTTCCAATAAAGAAATGA
- the LOC143657114 gene encoding IQ domain-containing protein F5-like isoform X2 encodes MDPRVKIPTKEAAVVSIQAWWRGTLVRRKLLHAALRAWIIQSWWRQHLAAQLERRRRAALEFYAKQERAAVRLQAWVRMWRVRRRYCRLVSAARIIQAYWRWRNCHTRGFIQGHYELKDKQLDLQLEISLGSQACRVTQCVPLPIKK; translated from the coding sequence ACCCCAGAGTGAAGATCCCAACCAAAGAGGCGGCGGTCGTGTCCATCCAGGCCTGGTGGCGCGGCACCCTGGTGCGCAGGAAGCTGCTGCACGCGGCCCTCCGGGCCTGGATCATCCAGAGCTGGTGGCGCCAACACCTGGCGGCGCAGCTGGAGAGGCGGCGGCGCGCGGCGCTCGAGTTCTATGCCAAGCAGGAGCGCGCGGCGGTGCGGCTGCAGGCCTGGGTCCGCATGTGGCGCGTCCGCCGGCGGTACTGCCGCCTGGTCAGCGCCGCCCGCATCATCCAGGCCTATTGGCGCTGGCGGAACTGCCACACCCGTGGCTTTATCCAGGGCCACTACGAACTCAAAGATAAACAACTGGATCTTCAGCTGGAAATCTCGCTGGGCTCACAGGCTTGTAGGGTGACACAATGCGTACCCCTTCCAATAAAGAAATGA